A stretch of the bacterium genome encodes the following:
- a CDS encoding cytochrome c biogenesis protein CcdA, protein MKKRIVWCLFLAAFSQWSVATDPFGVDLLREGSGSNLVVTVRISIPEKHHIYADQLRVESESGVLFKLAGGDQPVAIHDAFSEGVRLSFTNKVALRFISGTAVPETETLAVSYQGCNEDQCFFPKTRKFTVTSASERITDSLLPETGLGTEGWRSGLAGMRTVGRASGYLNTKAFLSFLNQAEGHAEVVVNPESMVARVKTASLLFSSNPLEFFKLHGVWWTVLIILAGGLLLNLTPCVLPMIPINLAIIGVGAQNGTKAKGFFLGGAYGLGIALVYGVLGVVVVLTGSQFGVLNSLPWFNVMIGLVFVLLALAMFDVFSIDMTRFQRVGGGGDGTQGKVVTAMFMGGISALLAGACVAPVVIAVLLLSSNLYAQGAHIGLMLPFILGAGMALPWPFAGSGLSFLPKPGAWMMWVKTGFGILILLFALYYFSLAYQGWWGKKEVRQVESGVYQITGSDLTAWNAVVSDSAKTGKPIFIDFWATWCKNCEAMELTTFRAQEVKQRLSGYVVVKFQAEDLTDKGTRAVTEAFEVKGLPTYVVLKAGSSLP, encoded by the coding sequence TTGAAAAAACGGATTGTATGGTGCTTATTTCTGGCAGCGTTTTCTCAATGGAGCGTTGCCACCGACCCCTTCGGAGTTGATCTCTTGCGGGAGGGGAGTGGGTCCAATTTAGTGGTAACGGTCCGGATTTCGATCCCGGAAAAGCACCACATTTATGCCGATCAGTTGCGTGTGGAATCCGAATCCGGTGTTTTGTTCAAGCTGGCCGGGGGGGATCAACCGGTTGCGATCCATGACGCCTTTTCGGAGGGAGTGCGGCTCTCTTTTACGAACAAGGTTGCGCTCCGGTTCATTTCTGGAACGGCGGTACCCGAGACTGAAACCCTGGCCGTGTCGTATCAGGGGTGCAATGAAGACCAATGTTTTTTTCCGAAAACACGCAAGTTTACCGTTACCTCCGCCTCTGAGCGGATAACCGATTCCCTCCTTCCTGAAACGGGACTGGGGACGGAGGGATGGCGTTCGGGATTGGCCGGGATGAGGACCGTTGGGAGGGCTTCCGGATATTTAAATACCAAAGCCTTCCTGTCCTTTCTTAATCAGGCAGAGGGGCATGCCGAAGTGGTGGTTAATCCCGAAAGCATGGTCGCTCGGGTGAAAACGGCTTCTTTGCTTTTTAGTTCCAATCCTTTGGAATTCTTTAAATTACACGGGGTGTGGTGGACGGTCCTGATCATTCTTGCCGGTGGGCTTCTGCTGAATTTGACCCCTTGTGTACTCCCCATGATCCCAATCAATCTGGCGATTATCGGGGTGGGGGCCCAGAATGGAACCAAGGCGAAAGGGTTTTTCCTTGGCGGGGCCTATGGACTGGGAATTGCCCTGGTATACGGCGTGTTAGGGGTGGTGGTAGTTCTGACGGGCTCGCAGTTCGGGGTCCTGAACTCCCTTCCCTGGTTCAATGTGATGATCGGGCTGGTGTTTGTATTACTGGCGCTGGCGATGTTCGATGTGTTCTCTATCGATATGACGCGCTTCCAGCGGGTGGGTGGCGGAGGTGACGGGACCCAGGGGAAAGTGGTGACCGCCATGTTCATGGGAGGAATTTCCGCTTTGCTGGCGGGTGCCTGTGTGGCGCCGGTGGTAATTGCGGTGTTGTTGTTGTCGAGTAATCTCTACGCGCAGGGTGCCCATATAGGCCTGATGCTGCCCTTTATCCTGGGGGCAGGAATGGCTTTACCCTGGCCTTTTGCCGGATCCGGGCTGTCATTCCTGCCCAAGCCGGGCGCTTGGATGATGTGGGTGAAAACGGGTTTTGGCATACTGATCCTTCTGTTCGCGTTGTATTACTTCTCCCTCGCGTATCAGGGGTGGTGGGGCAAGAAGGAGGTCAGGCAGGTTGAATCAGGTGTCTATCAGATCACGGGTTCAGATCTGACGGCATGGAATGCCGTTGTGTCCGACTCTGCGAAAACGGGAAAACCGATATTCATCGATTTCTGGGCTACCTGGTGCAAAAATTGCGAAGCGATGGAGTTGACAACCTTTCGTGCGCAGGAAGTGAAACAAAGGTTGTCCGGATATGTTGTGGTGAAATTCCAGGCAGAAGACCTGACCGACAAGGGGACACGTGCGGTAACGGAGGCGTTTGAGGTAAAAGGATTGCCTACGTATGTGGTGCTCAAGGCAGGGAGCTCCTTACCATGA
- a CDS encoding ferritin, with protein MISKKMTKAINEQINKEIFSSYLYLAMSANAITLGYKGAGAWFRVQFQEELEHALKFYNYLLSQGEVIEFGAIEKPAVGYKTMLDLFVDTLAHEKIVTKSLNTLMDLAVAEKDYATQAMLQWYITEQIEEEANDTDIIAMIKMAGTSTGTLYMVDKQLGKRGVKPG; from the coding sequence ATGATCTCGAAAAAAATGACGAAGGCGATTAATGAGCAGATTAACAAGGAGATTTTCTCCTCGTACCTGTATCTTGCCATGTCAGCTAATGCGATCACGCTTGGCTACAAGGGGGCAGGTGCATGGTTCCGGGTGCAGTTCCAGGAAGAGTTGGAGCATGCCTTGAAATTTTACAACTATCTCCTGAGTCAGGGGGAGGTTATTGAGTTCGGTGCGATCGAAAAGCCCGCGGTCGGGTATAAGACGATGTTGGACCTGTTTGTCGACACGCTCGCGCATGAAAAAATAGTAACCAAGTCCTTGAATACGTTGATGGATCTTGCTGTCGCCGAGAAGGATTATGCCACTCAGGCCATGTTGCAGTGGTATATCACTGAACAGATCGAGGAAGAGGCTAACGACACGGATATTATTGCCATGATCAAGATGGCCGGGACTTCCACCGGGACCTTATACATGGTGGACAAGCAGCTCGGAAAGCGTGGGGTAAAGCCGGGCTGA
- a CDS encoding desulfoferrodoxin produces the protein MTKRSEVYKCELCGNMVEMVHASAGQLVCCGQAMKGMSENTVDASKEKHIPVIEQMANGVKVTIGSVAHPMEEKHYIEWIELLVGDTVLRQYLKPGAPPVAFFEGVTAKQVVAREFCNLHGLWKA, from the coding sequence ATGACGAAGCGTTCAGAAGTTTATAAATGTGAGTTGTGCGGGAATATGGTTGAGATGGTTCACGCATCCGCTGGACAGTTGGTGTGTTGTGGTCAGGCCATGAAAGGGATGTCCGAAAACACGGTGGATGCCTCTAAGGAAAAGCATATTCCCGTGATCGAGCAAATGGCCAATGGGGTCAAGGTGACGATCGGGAGTGTCGCGCATCCCATGGAGGAAAAGCATTACATTGAGTGGATTGAACTGCTCGTGGGCGATACCGTGTTGCGCCAGTATCTTAAGCCCGGCGCTCCGCCGGTCGCCTTTTTTGAGGGGGTGACGGCGAAACAGGTGGTTGCTCGGGAGTTCTGTAATCTTCACGGTTTGTGGAAGGCGTAA
- a CDS encoding rubredoxin, translating into MTYICNVCGYVYDPAKGDPDHGVAPGTSFADIPADWLCPDCGVGKDEFSPQG; encoded by the coding sequence ATGACATATATATGTAATGTTTGTGGCTATGTATATGATCCGGCTAAAGGGGATCCCGATCATGGGGTTGCGCCGGGAACAAGTTTCGCAGATATTCCGGCCGATTGGCTTTGTCCCGATTGTGGTGTAGGCAAGGATGAGTTTTCGCCTCAAGGTTGA
- a CDS encoding thioredoxin family protein, whose amino-acid sequence MKFKFILSLVLCVSAATLCLAEAAKNEETPSKKAVVAGNPVWLTSLAEAKAEAAKRKVPILADFSGSDWCGWCIKLDKEVFSTEVFRKYASENLVLLLVDYPRNKPQSDEIKKQNNELAEKFGIEGFPTILLLDAGGALLGRTSYLPGGGDNYVTHLRKLLKNK is encoded by the coding sequence ATGAAATTCAAATTTATCTTATCACTAGTTCTTTGTGTTTCAGCGGCAACGCTGTGTTTGGCGGAGGCGGCCAAGAATGAGGAGACGCCATCCAAAAAAGCTGTGGTGGCGGGAAATCCCGTCTGGCTGACCTCTCTTGCCGAGGCGAAGGCCGAGGCGGCCAAACGTAAGGTTCCTATTTTGGCTGACTTTTCCGGTTCGGATTGGTGTGGTTGGTGCATCAAGCTTGATAAAGAGGTGTTCTCTACAGAGGTATTCCGGAAGTATGCTTCAGAAAATCTGGTATTGTTGCTGGTGGATTATCCTAGGAATAAGCCGCAATCGGATGAAATTAAAAAGCAGAACAACGAATTGGCGGAAAAATTCGGCATTGAGGGATTTCCTACTATTCTGTTGCTGGATGCCGGGGGAGCGTTATTAGGCCGGACAAGTTACCTTCCGGGTGGAGGAGATAATTATGTCACGCACTTGCGCAAATTGCTGAAGAATAAGTGA
- a CDS encoding sigma 54-interacting transcriptional regulator, translating into MAEQVDQLLFVGGHDASCSAMAAAFANATGRKNVSAIYAGVLSGAVDPLVWRVLSEVHLFEESRGGKRVADLGSCAPDLMVALSGEAADACRMLPGNPQKLHWNITEPSALTGDTEWRLQAFREARDVIRRLVDDLYSQGGLSAFLASKHEHDLVLDHLSEGVIAHDLNRRIFYFNAAAERITGYKREELLNRDCHEVLPGGLCGAKCSFCHGDHLPESACSKDLEIVTRSGDRRRIHMNLVAINNDRGIPMGVLGCFRDLTTDVQLAQRLGENEHFSGIVGRDPKMLALYDIIPELAESGAPVLVQGESGTGKELVAAALHNEGPRVNKLFVPVNCGALPEGLLESELFGHVKGAFTGAIRDKKGRFELADGGTIFLDEIGDISPAMQVKLLRVLQEGRFEQVGSEKTIKVNVRVVSATHRDLIKEMAAGRFREDLFYRLSVVPLVLPPLRERLTDIPLLASHFLKLLAGSREMTISADALDFMMSYNWPGNVRELQNWIQFALIKCKTGPILLQHLPPIALKTMPMPSVGSVSPVVPPKGKQRLTQQIVNDAIERAGGNKVEAAKALGVSRATLYRFMDKTGPNAS; encoded by the coding sequence ATGGCTGAGCAGGTTGATCAACTTTTATTCGTGGGCGGGCATGATGCCAGTTGCAGCGCCATGGCCGCGGCCTTTGCCAATGCGACCGGGCGGAAGAATGTTTCTGCCATCTATGCCGGGGTGCTTTCCGGCGCAGTGGACCCATTGGTATGGCGGGTATTATCCGAAGTGCATCTTTTTGAAGAATCGCGGGGTGGCAAGCGTGTGGCCGATCTGGGGAGTTGTGCGCCGGATCTGATGGTCGCCCTGTCAGGGGAGGCGGCCGACGCGTGCCGGATGTTGCCTGGTAATCCACAGAAACTGCACTGGAATATCACGGAGCCTTCCGCGCTCACGGGTGATACGGAATGGCGCCTTCAGGCCTTTCGTGAGGCGCGTGATGTGATCAGGCGCCTGGTGGATGATCTTTATTCACAGGGGGGGCTGTCCGCCTTTCTGGCGTCAAAACATGAGCATGACCTGGTTTTGGACCATCTTTCAGAAGGAGTCATTGCGCATGACTTGAATCGACGGATCTTTTACTTCAATGCGGCGGCAGAACGGATTACCGGATACAAGCGGGAAGAGTTGCTGAACCGTGATTGTCATGAAGTGTTGCCCGGCGGGTTATGTGGGGCGAAATGTTCGTTCTGTCATGGGGATCATCTGCCTGAATCTGCATGTAGCAAAGATCTGGAGATTGTCACCCGGAGCGGGGATCGACGGCGAATACACATGAATCTCGTGGCGATCAATAATGACCGGGGAATCCCCATGGGGGTGCTTGGCTGTTTCCGGGATTTAACCACTGACGTTCAGTTGGCACAGCGTCTTGGTGAAAATGAACATTTCAGTGGAATTGTGGGACGCGATCCCAAGATGCTGGCCCTGTATGATATTATTCCCGAGTTGGCGGAATCCGGGGCCCCGGTTCTTGTTCAGGGGGAAAGCGGGACCGGCAAGGAGCTTGTTGCGGCCGCGTTACACAATGAAGGGCCCCGTGTGAACAAACTGTTTGTGCCGGTGAATTGTGGCGCTCTGCCGGAGGGGTTGCTTGAAAGCGAACTCTTCGGGCATGTCAAAGGGGCGTTTACGGGCGCCATTCGGGATAAGAAGGGGCGCTTTGAACTGGCGGATGGGGGAACCATATTCCTCGATGAAATCGGCGATATTTCGCCCGCGATGCAGGTTAAACTGTTGCGGGTGCTTCAAGAGGGCCGCTTTGAACAGGTCGGAAGCGAAAAGACCATCAAAGTGAATGTCCGCGTCGTTAGTGCCACGCATCGGGATCTGATAAAGGAAATGGCGGCCGGGCGGTTCCGTGAAGATTTATTCTATCGGCTGAGCGTGGTCCCGCTAGTGTTGCCCCCCCTGCGGGAACGGCTCACCGATATTCCCCTGCTGGCCAGTCATTTCCTTAAACTGCTGGCGGGTTCACGGGAAATGACGATTTCTGCGGATGCCCTGGATTTCATGATGAGCTATAACTGGCCGGGAAATGTGCGTGAACTCCAAAATTGGATACAATTTGCGCTCATCAAATGTAAAACGGGACCGATTCTTCTGCAACATTTACCGCCCATTGCGCTCAAAACGATGCCAATGCCTTCAGTTGGGTCTGTTTCGCCTGTCGTCCCCCCTAAAGGGAAGCAGCGCCTGACCCAGCAGATTGTGAATGACGCCATTGAGCGGGCTGGCGGAAACAAAGTGGAGGCGGCGAAAGCGCTGGGCGTATCGCGGGCTACACTGTACCGGTTTATGGACAAGACCGGACCGAATGCGTCATGA
- a CDS encoding HD domain-containing protein, producing MVSDRLAQQLDFIREIDKLKKISRRTLLMDGSRYENDAEHSWHLAVMAMLLKEHGNGPTLDLARVIKMVLVHDIVEIDAGDTYCYDDKGNRDKRVRETVAAGRIFGLLPADQQVEFRALWEEFEARVTPEAQFAAALDRIQPLMHNYFTNGVVWRNHGVTSGKVHDRNQHVAEGSRPLWKFAETLIQDAVERGYLEA from the coding sequence GTGGTTAGCGACCGCTTGGCTCAGCAATTAGATTTCATCCGGGAAATTGACAAGCTCAAGAAGATCTCCCGGCGCACATTGCTGATGGATGGCTCCCGCTATGAAAATGACGCCGAGCATTCCTGGCATCTGGCCGTCATGGCGATGCTGTTGAAGGAGCATGGGAACGGGCCCACCTTGGATTTGGCGCGGGTCATTAAAATGGTGCTGGTTCATGATATTGTCGAAATTGATGCCGGTGATACCTATTGCTACGACGACAAAGGCAATCGGGATAAGCGGGTGAGGGAAACGGTGGCCGCCGGCCGGATTTTCGGGCTGCTTCCCGCGGATCAACAGGTGGAGTTCAGGGCGTTATGGGAGGAATTCGAGGCACGGGTGACGCCGGAGGCTCAATTTGCCGCCGCGCTTGACCGGATCCAGCCCCTGATGCATAACTACTTCACCAACGGGGTGGTGTGGCGGAATCACGGAGTGACGAGCGGCAAAGTGCATGACCGCAATCAGCATGTGGCTGAAGGGTCCCGCCCATTGTGGAAATTTGCAGAAACACTCATTCAGGATGCGGTTGAGCGCGGATATCTTGAAGCGTAA
- a CDS encoding thymidylate synthase → MENIPVLHVSGKSLAEAYEMALCALNENGIGFRTQYDKPGDPVSLDSTMNITVLDPLSDPMIHKAFPGGIEDLREYVMELQGAKDHWVKNMNDPADTRWEYTYHGRLANYGALKELKNYESVETGWFKINQIEAVVSKLVKQPFTRQAQMITWMPHVDLDCYDPPCLQSLWYRILEDKEGVWWLNCNIRFRSNDAWGANFMNMFGLTLFNRDVMAAEISRRAGKTVKLGRLNWQADSFHIYGKDIDVARQRLFDRIRTTRFEDRVYSFNDPMIQEIYNEAEATVREKIREFDAR, encoded by the coding sequence ATGGAAAATATTCCGGTTCTGCATGTGTCGGGGAAATCCCTGGCTGAAGCCTATGAGATGGCGTTGTGTGCGCTGAACGAAAATGGGATCGGGTTCAGGACCCAGTATGACAAGCCCGGGGATCCGGTCAGCCTTGATTCCACCATGAATATCACGGTGCTGGATCCGTTGTCCGACCCCATGATCCACAAGGCCTTTCCGGGAGGCATTGAAGACCTGCGTGAGTATGTGATGGAGCTTCAAGGGGCCAAGGATCACTGGGTCAAAAACATGAATGATCCGGCGGATACCCGCTGGGAGTACACCTATCACGGACGGTTGGCCAATTACGGGGCGCTCAAGGAGTTGAAGAATTATGAATCTGTCGAAACGGGCTGGTTCAAAATCAACCAGATTGAGGCCGTTGTCAGCAAATTGGTGAAGCAGCCCTTTACCCGCCAGGCGCAGATGATTACCTGGATGCCGCACGTGGATTTGGATTGCTACGACCCGCCTTGCCTGCAGTCACTCTGGTACCGGATCCTTGAGGACAAGGAAGGGGTGTGGTGGCTGAATTGTAATATCCGGTTCCGGAGTAATGACGCCTGGGGGGCCAACTTCATGAACATGTTCGGATTGACCCTGTTTAACCGGGATGTCATGGCGGCCGAAATTTCGCGTCGCGCCGGGAAGACCGTCAAGTTAGGCCGTCTCAATTGGCAGGCGGATTCATTCCACATTTATGGCAAGGATATTGATGTGGCCCGCCAGCGCTTGTTTGATCGTATCCGGACGACCCGGTTTGAAGACCGTGTTTATAGTTTCAATGATCCGATGATTCAGGAAATCTATAATGAGGCGGAGGCCACGGTGCGGGAGAAAATCCGGGAGTTTGATGCGCGCTGA
- a CDS encoding Crp/Fnr family transcriptional regulator, whose translation MDTRYSGDMIKGYQFLADSSFFKDLSRESVKALAAICSVRELKKRQFLFRESDPGRAIFLLRRGAIQLHKTAPDGSEVVIKIVQPSEVFAEVVLVERENYPVTAVALADSEVIVFPRADVHHLLNTEGFRNDFIAMLMRKQRYLAERIVQQQAHDVESRLLWFLKEQFGTQKTVTLSISKKDIAGAIGTTPETLSRLILKLKKRKILTWTGKTLTRLNL comes from the coding sequence GTGGATACGAGATACAGTGGCGACATGATCAAGGGATATCAATTTTTAGCCGACAGCAGCTTCTTCAAAGACTTATCCCGCGAGAGCGTCAAAGCGCTTGCAGCGATCTGTTCGGTAAGAGAGTTGAAGAAGCGCCAGTTCCTGTTCCGCGAAAGCGATCCTGGCCGCGCCATCTTTTTATTGCGGCGGGGGGCCATCCAGCTTCACAAGACAGCTCCGGACGGCAGTGAAGTCGTCATTAAAATCGTTCAACCCAGTGAGGTTTTCGCCGAGGTGGTTCTCGTTGAGCGCGAGAATTATCCTGTGACCGCGGTCGCACTGGCCGATAGCGAGGTCATCGTATTCCCTCGTGCTGACGTCCATCACCTGCTCAATACCGAGGGGTTTCGTAACGATTTCATTGCCATGCTGATGCGCAAACAGCGCTATCTGGCAGAACGCATCGTCCAACAGCAGGCGCATGACGTGGAAAGCCGCCTGCTCTGGTTCCTGAAGGAGCAGTTTGGCACCCAGAAAACCGTCACCCTCTCGATCTCGAAAAAAGATATTGCCGGCGCCATCGGGACCACGCCGGAAACCTTGTCGCGGCTCATCCTGAAACTAAAAAAACGCAAAATCCTGACCTGGACCGGCAAAACCCTGACCCGGCTGAACCTGTAA
- a CDS encoding FAD-dependent oxidoreductase has translation MKILVIGGVAAGMSAAARARRLDESAEIVVLERSKHVSFANCGLPYHVGGVIKERDHLLLQTPQSLKASLNLDVRVGHEARGIDRQRRTVQVMELESGREYDESYDKLVLAPGAVPIRPNLAGINHPQVYVLRNIEDMDLIKGKVDGGARKAVVIGGGYIGVEMAENLRERGLEVDLVEMADQIIPPLDREMARDLEVHMAEHGVKLHLGLAAAAFREAAGKVEVELTNAAVLSADLAILAAGVRPDTALARAAGLTLGARGGIQVDPHMRTSDPDIFAAGDAVEVVDTVTGQPSLIPLAGPANRQGRIAGENICGRNTRYSTTQGTAIVKIFDMTGGGTGASEKTLKKSGRTYLKLYLHPSGHAGYYPGSAPMHIKVLFEPETGKLLGAQVVGYDGVDKRLDVFATAIRAGMTVEQLEHLELAYAPPYSSAKDPVNMAGFIGHNLLMGDVEFWYAEEFPEKTTDGLVIDVRSAQEYELWHIPGAVNIPLGTLRSQINKIPKDRKVYLYCRVGFRSYLAYRLLRQRGITKLATLAGGSLTFCSVHEESVCKDPASQTKPQPLLSYAEEPKAPAVTAPGKTVELDCCGLQCPGPIRRMKEEMDKLAPGDQLKICVTDPGFLHDAPAWCLRNGQELLNIRREGGRIEALVRKCEALGSRPGTVGAQKDRKTFVVFSNDLDKVLAGFVIANGALAMGSEVSMFFTFWGINALRKPGPQAAGKGLLDKMFGWMMPKGPGALTLSKMHMMGMGTAMMKMVMKQKNVDSLPALIASARAGGAKLVVCTMSMDVMGIKPGELVDGLEYGGVGAFLGEADQSNMTLFI, from the coding sequence ATGAAAATTCTTGTAATTGGCGGTGTGGCGGCGGGGATGTCGGCGGCGGCGCGGGCCAGGCGATTGGACGAATCTGCCGAGATTGTTGTTTTAGAGCGAAGTAAACACGTGTCGTTTGCTAATTGCGGGTTACCCTATCATGTGGGCGGGGTTATCAAGGAGCGCGATCATCTATTGTTACAAACCCCCCAAAGTTTGAAGGCATCCCTGAATCTGGATGTCCGGGTGGGACACGAAGCGCGTGGGATTGATCGTCAGAGACGGACCGTCCAGGTGATGGAACTGGAGTCCGGCCGCGAATATGACGAATCCTATGACAAGCTTGTGCTTGCGCCGGGTGCGGTGCCGATCCGTCCTAATCTGGCCGGAATCAATCATCCTCAAGTTTATGTCCTGAGAAATATTGAGGACATGGATCTGATCAAGGGGAAGGTGGATGGGGGGGCCCGCAAGGCGGTCGTGATTGGCGGGGGCTATATTGGCGTAGAGATGGCCGAAAATCTGCGTGAGCGTGGGCTTGAGGTGGACCTGGTGGAGATGGCGGATCAAATCATCCCCCCATTAGATCGCGAAATGGCCAGGGATCTTGAGGTCCATATGGCTGAGCATGGGGTAAAGCTGCACCTTGGGCTGGCGGCGGCAGCCTTTCGTGAGGCAGCGGGCAAGGTTGAGGTTGAATTGACAAATGCCGCAGTCCTTTCGGCTGATCTGGCCATCCTGGCGGCAGGGGTGCGTCCGGACACGGCTTTGGCCCGGGCGGCCGGTCTGACGCTGGGGGCGCGGGGCGGGATTCAGGTTGATCCGCATATGCGGACCTCGGATCCGGACATCTTTGCGGCGGGTGATGCGGTTGAAGTGGTGGATACCGTGACAGGCCAACCGTCCCTGATCCCGCTGGCGGGTCCGGCGAACCGGCAAGGGCGTATTGCGGGTGAAAATATTTGCGGTCGGAATACCCGTTACTCAACCACGCAGGGTACCGCTATTGTGAAAATATTTGATATGACGGGGGGGGGCACCGGGGCATCGGAAAAAACCCTTAAGAAATCCGGACGGACCTACCTCAAGCTTTATCTGCATCCCTCTGGACATGCCGGTTATTATCCGGGTTCAGCGCCGATGCATATCAAGGTGCTGTTCGAACCGGAGACAGGGAAATTGCTGGGAGCGCAGGTGGTGGGCTATGATGGGGTCGACAAACGGCTGGACGTGTTTGCCACCGCCATCCGGGCGGGCATGACGGTTGAACAGTTGGAGCATCTGGAGTTGGCCTATGCGCCTCCCTACAGCTCAGCCAAGGATCCCGTTAACATGGCCGGGTTTATCGGCCATAACCTGCTCATGGGCGATGTGGAATTTTGGTATGCTGAAGAGTTCCCTGAAAAAACAACAGACGGTCTGGTGATCGATGTCAGGAGTGCCCAGGAATATGAGCTGTGGCACATCCCCGGTGCGGTGAACATTCCGCTTGGAACGTTGCGCTCTCAAATCAACAAAATCCCAAAAGACCGGAAGGTCTATCTCTATTGCCGGGTGGGCTTCCGAAGCTATCTGGCCTATCGCCTGTTGCGGCAACGGGGCATCACGAAGCTGGCCACCCTGGCGGGCGGTTCATTGACGTTTTGCAGTGTCCACGAGGAGTCCGTTTGCAAGGATCCGGCCAGCCAAACGAAACCGCAGCCGTTGCTCTCTTATGCCGAGGAACCTAAGGCGCCGGCCGTGACTGCTCCCGGTAAAACGGTTGAACTGGATTGCTGTGGATTGCAATGTCCGGGACCGATCCGGCGGATGAAGGAGGAAATGGACAAGTTGGCCCCCGGTGACCAACTCAAGATATGTGTGACGGATCCCGGATTCCTCCATGATGCGCCTGCCTGGTGCTTACGTAATGGCCAGGAACTCCTGAATATTCGGCGTGAGGGGGGGCGTATCGAGGCATTGGTTCGTAAATGCGAAGCGCTGGGCTCTCGCCCCGGTACGGTCGGTGCGCAGAAAGACCGGAAGACGTTTGTTGTTTTCTCCAATGACCTCGATAAGGTGCTAGCGGGGTTTGTGATTGCCAATGGGGCGCTGGCGATGGGGAGCGAAGTCAGCATGTTCTTCACCTTCTGGGGCATTAATGCCTTGCGTAAGCCTGGCCCGCAGGCGGCCGGGAAAGGTTTATTGGATAAGATGTTTGGGTGGATGATGCCGAAAGGCCCGGGGGCATTGACCCTTTCCAAGATGCACATGATGGGTATGGGTACGGCCATGATGAAAATGGTCATGAAACAGAAAAATGTCGACTCCCTGCCGGCCTTGATCGCCTCGGCTCGGGCCGGGGGCGCCAAGCTCGTGGTGTGCACCATGTCGATGGATGTGATGGGAATCAAGCCGGGAGAACTGGTAGATGGCCTGGAGTACGGGGGCGTGGGCGCCTTCCTGGGTGAGGCGGACCAATCCAATATGACCCTGTTTATCTGA
- a CDS encoding metalloregulator ArsR/SmtB family transcription factor yields the protein MKTNEACMSELSMELLERMAGALKILAHPCRLKLIEILQREGDLPVHVVMARLQLPQATISQHLNQMRRAGLVKAVRKGKEVWYGIDDPSALTILDCIRRKQQGNRIQNSGS from the coding sequence ATGAAAACGAATGAAGCCTGTATGTCGGAATTGTCGATGGAGCTGTTGGAACGGATGGCGGGGGCCCTTAAAATCCTAGCGCATCCCTGTCGGCTTAAATTGATCGAGATTCTCCAGAGAGAGGGGGATTTACCTGTTCATGTCGTGATGGCGCGTCTTCAGCTTCCCCAGGCGACGATCTCTCAGCATTTGAATCAGATGCGGCGGGCCGGACTGGTGAAGGCGGTCCGCAAAGGGAAGGAAGTATGGTATGGGATTGATGACCCCAGTGCACTGACCATTCTGGATTGTATAAGAAGAAAACAGCAGGGGAACAGAATACAGAATTCTGGATCCTGA